The nucleotide sequence ATGTTCCGTCAGTTTTAGTTGAGATTGGGTATTTGAGCAATAGCTATGAGGAAAAAGCTCTTAGGAAAAAGCATTATCAGAAACAGTTAGCTCAAGCTATAGCATTAGGGATAACCTCTTTGAATAAACGTTATTCTGAAAACCCAAAGAATTAACATGAATAAACGACCAATCGGTATTTTTGATTCGGGAGTTGGTGGGCTTACGGTTTTAAGAGAAATCGAACGCGCTTTGCCAGGTGAGAATTTAGTTTATTTTGGTGATACGGCCAGGGTTCCTTATGGCAATAAATCAAGATCAACAGTAATAAAGTTTAGTCGTCAGAGCGTTAAGTTTCTTTTGAGTAAAAAGGTTAAAGCGATAGTCGTTGCTTGTAATACCTCTTCGGCCTTGGCTTTGGATAATTTAAAGGTTAGCTTTAAAATACCGATTGTTGGGGTTATTGAAGCCGGGGTTAAGAAGGCAATCACGGCTTCAACTAATAATAAAATTGCGGTTATTGGAACAAAATCGACAATTGCCAGCAGAAGTTATGAAAAAGAGATCACTAAAAGAGATTCTCAGGTGAAAGTCTATTCTCAAAGTTGTCCTTTATTTGTTCCTTTGGCTGAAGAAGGCATATTAAGGGGTAAAATAGTAAACGATATAATAAAGATGTACTTAGGAAAGATTAAAGCAAAGAAAGTCGGGGTAGTAATTTTAGGTTGTACGCACTACCCGTTATTAAAAGCCGAAATTTCTAAATATTTAAAAGGCGTCACAGTGATTGATTCAGCTCGAGCAGTAGCTTTATATACTAAAGAATTGCTGGCAAACAAGCGATTACTTAATTCTGGCCGAGGAGCAAGAAAAGAGTTCTACGTTTCTGATCAACCGGCTAGTTTTAGTAAATCAGCAAAGTTATTTCTAAAGCGAGAGATAACAAAACCAAGGATAGCAAATGCATAAAGTAAAGATAACAAGTCGTTTCAGTTCGGCCCATTTTTTACGTAATTATAAGGGTAAGTGCGAGAATCTTCATGGTCATAATTGGAAGGTGGAGGTCGTAGTTTCCGGTGAAGAGTTAAATTCTTTAGGGATGGTTATTGATTTTTCAGATTTAAAGAAACTTACTAAGTCGGTATTGGATGAATTAGACCATAAAAATCTTAACGATTTAGAATATTTCAAAAAAAATAATCCTAGCTCTGAAGAAATTGCTAAGTATGTATTTATTGAGCTAGAACCGGTCATATCAGCTAAGGGTTGCATTCTTGATGAGATACGGGTTTGGGAAACAGATAATTCTTGTGCAATATATCAAGGATGAAAAAAGCGGTAGTTCTTTTATCCGGAGGTATTGACTCAGTAACCACTCTTTATTATGCTAAAAGAAAAGGCTACAAACTAACTGCTTTAATTTTTGATTATAAGCAAAGACATAGAAAAGAGATTGGGTTTGCTAAAAGAGTAGCCCGGCTTAACAGAATCGATTATTTTGTTCAAAGAATAGATTTATCTTGGACTAAATCGAGCCTGACTAATAAGAAAATAAAAGTTCCTTCAAGGCGTAATCTAAAAAGTAAAAGTATACCCTTAACTTATGTCGCTGGAAGGAATATAATTTTTTTAACTTATGCTTTTTCTTTGGCTGAAAGTATTGGGGCGAAGTCGGTATTAATCGGCGCACATATCCAGGATTATTCTGGCTATCCGGATTGCAGGCCCGATTTCTTAGAGGCTTACGGTCGCGCGATAAACAAAGGACTTAAAGATAAGGGAATTAAGTTGGTTGCGCCGTTGATAAATAAGGATAAAAAAAGTATTATTAGACTGGGCTTAAAGCTTAAGGTTCCTTTTAACTATACTTGGTCTTGTTACGGGGGTAATAAACGGCCTTGTGAAAGTTGTGATAGCTGCCGTTTTAGAATCAAGGCTTTTAGAGACTTGGGCTTAATTGATCCAGGTCTGGTTAAGGTGGCCAATTGAATGACTAGAATGAAAAAACTTGTTTTTATAAGTTGTTTATGTCTTTATTTAAACTTTACTAGTTTACTATATGCTCAAAGTCCAGCTGAGATAATCGCTAAAACTAAGCAAGCCGTAACTGAACTGAAAAGTGTAAGAACCGAGGGTAAGACAGTAACTGGCTCAATAGATATAACTTACAATGAGAGTTTAATTGACTATGGGAATAAAAAGCTTTTTGCTGCCGAGAAAAAGGGTCAGGAGGTGTTGCGAAGTGCCTATATTTCTGACGGTATTACTTATATGTATAATGGGATGCTTGAGGAATGGTTTAGATTTAGTCAAGATATTAGCCCAATAGGTGATGTTTTTGATAAGGATAAACTTCTGGCTCAATTTCCTGATAATTTTGAAGAGGCCGGTTTTAGCGTAAAGTTTTTAGATGATGAGACTATTGGCGATCAGGTTTGCTATCTTATCGAAAGCAAGGTTGTCGATTTAAAGAAAGCAGCAGAGTTTGCTTTTAAATTTCTAGATAGATTTGTTTCAAGTCAGATCGCTAGTTTACTTAAGGAAAACGAAGATTTACTTGGAGACTATTTAGAAACTTACATGAGTAATTCTGAGACAAGGCTATGGATAGCCAAAGATAGTTTTTTTATTGCTAAGGTTCTCAATAGACATGATCAGGCTACTGGGCCAGATGAATCGGTTTCAATAAGAGTTGAGACTCGATATTATGATTTTAATAAGCCAGTAAAAATAGATGTTCCTAAAGAAGCTTTTGATTCACCAATGGTTTCAGCTGAGGATTTAGGTATTAATTTACGATAGGAGTATTTTAGAGCGGTTTCACTTTAACTTAGTAAATATGTCTCAACCCAAAGGAAAAATTTCAGAGATTTTCAAAAGTATTCAAGGTGAAGGTCTTTATCAAGGTCAAGCTCAGGTTTTTGTGCGTTTTTTCGGCTGCAACTTAACTTGTCGCTTTTGTGATACCAAGCTTGATTCTTATCAGGAGTTTAGTATTGACGAATTGATGTCAAAAATAGCTTTTTTTGATAATTATCATTCTGTGTCTTTGACTGGCGGAGAACCTTTAGTCCAGGTAGAATTTTTAAGAGAGCTATCCCAGAGATTAAAAAAAGCCGGCAAATTAGTTTATTTAGAAACTAATGGTACATTATATCAGAATTTAAAGCAGGTGATCGATAGTATTGATATAGTGGCAATGGATTTTAAACTGCCTTCTTCGACTGAAAGTAAGGACTTTTGGTTTATGCATCGGGAGTTTTTAAAAGTTGCTCAGACAAAGGAAGTATTTATTAAAGCCGTTATCGGTAAGGCTTCGCGAGTAGAAGATTTACGGATAGCTTTAGCGGTAATTAAGGAAGTAAACAAAGATTTACTTTTCGTTTTGCAGCCGGAGAATCCTTATGAGGAGGAGCTAAAGGGCAAACTAAATTATTTTGAAAAAGTTTGTAAAGAAAGAAATATTAATCTGAGCGTTGTTTCACAGTTACACAAAATCCTGGGGGTTAAATGAACCATAAAGTTTTAGCTGAAGATTTAGATAGGTTAGTTGCCAGGGCGGCCTTTTCTTTACGAGAAGATGTCAAGAGGCTCATTGTGAAGGCTTATCGAGTTGAAACTAATAAAAAAGCTAAAAGAGCTTTAGGCTGGATCTTAGATAATGCTAAGATTGCCCAAAAAGAAAAGTTAGCGATTTGCCAAGATACTGGGTTGCCGATAATTTTTATTGAGGCTGGTAGAGATATCAAGCTAAATACTTGTCTTGTTGATGCTATCAAAAAGGGTGTCGAAAATGGTTATCGAAATAATCATTTACGGCCTTCATTGACTGATCCTTTAAAAAGGGGATCTTCCTGTAAAGGAGCAATATCTTATTTAGAGTTTTCTAAGGCTAAGGGTTTAAGAATAACTCTTTTTCCTAAAGGTTTCGGTAGCGAAAATAAATCGCAACTTAAAATGTTTAACCCGACTGCTTCGATTGACCAGATAGAGGATTTTGTAGTTAGGGTGGTTAAAGAAGCTGGTCCGGAGAGTTGTCCGCCATTTGTTGTTGGGGTAGGTATCGGTGGAACTTCAGATAAGTCACTAGCTTTAGCTAAGAAAGCTTTAATTGGCAGAATTGATAAACCGAATTCAGATAAAGTATTAAATAGTCTAGAGAAACGATTGGTGAAAAGAATTAACTTTTTAAAGATCGGTCCGATGGGTTTTGGCGGAGGGGCTACTTGTTTGGCAGTGAAAGTACAAAAAGCTTTAACTCACATTGCTGGCTTACCAGTAGGGGTGAATATCAGCTGTCATGCGTTAAGAAGCGCGACCATAAAAGTTAACATTACATGAAAAATATTATTTTTCGAAAGTTAAAGGTTGGTCAAGTAGTTATGTTTTCGGGGGTGGTTTATACTGCTCGCGATCAGGCACATAAGCGACTAGTTGAGTTAATAAGAAGAGGTAAAAAATTACCTTTAGATCTAAGAGGGCAAATTATATATTATTGTGGGCCAACGGCGACGCCTAAGGGTAAGGAAATTGGCTCTTGTGGGCCAACTACATCTTCGCGAATGGATCTTTTTGTTGAACCATTACTTAAACAGGGCCTGCTGGGGATGATTGGTAAAGGTAGAAGAAACAAATTGGTAAGGGAGTTAATTAAGAAGCATAAAGGAATTTATTTTTTAGCTCCGGCTGGTTGTGGTGCTTTTCTAGCTAAGAAGGTTAAGTCAAAGAAGCTGGTGGCGTTTTCCGATTTAGGGCCTGAGGCAATTTATAGCTTAGAAGTTAAGGATTTTCCTTTGATTGTGGCAATTGATTCTAAAGGAAAAAGTCTTTATCAAGATTATTGAGAAAAGGAGCAAAATGATTAAACGTAGCGACGGAAGAAAACCAGATCAACTGCGGAATATTAATATTAAGAGAAAGTTTTTGAAATATGCTGAAGGATCTTGTTTGATTGAGATGGGCAATACTCGGATTATTTGTGCGGCTAGTGTAGATAAAAAAGTACCGTTTTTTCTAAAAAATACCGGTGAAGGTTGGTTAACTGCCGAATATCGGATGCTTCCTTGTTCCAGTGAAGATAGAATCCAACGCGATAAGATTTCTGGTAGAACTATGGAGATTCAACGGTTAATCGGTCGGTCTTTGCGTAGTGTAGTAAATTTAAAAAGACTCGGCGAAAGAACTATTCGAATTGATTGTGATGTTATCCAGGCCGACGGAGGAACCAGAACTGCCTCGATTGTCGGGGGTTATATTGCTTTGGTTGATTGCCTAAATAAGCTTTATAACCGAAAGGAAATATTTGAGCTTTGCATAACTGATTTATTGGCGGCAACTAGCGTTGGTACTTGGCAAGGAGCACATTTCTTAGATCTAACTTACCTAGAGGATTCTCAAGCTGACGTGGACATGAACGTGGTCATGAAAGGATCTGGTGAGTTCATTGAAGTTCAGGGAACGGCTGAAAAGGGGAGTTTTTCTGAAAAAGACTTAAGCTCATTTCTTAAGTTAGCTAAAAAAGGGATTGAAGAGATAATTAATTTAGAGAAAGATTTGTTTAAGGATATTTTAGCTAAACTATAAGCTATGAGGTTAATTGTAGCTACCGAAAATAAGTCAAAGCTTAAAGAAATTAGAAAGATCTTGAAAGGAGTCGGTTTGCAGATTATTTCTTTAGCTGATCTAGATA is from Candidatus Omnitrophota bacterium and encodes:
- the murI gene encoding glutamate racemase, whose protein sequence is MNKRPIGIFDSGVGGLTVLREIERALPGENLVYFGDTARVPYGNKSRSTVIKFSRQSVKFLLSKKVKAIVVACNTSSALALDNLKVSFKIPIVGVIEAGVKKAITASTNNKIAVIGTKSTIASRSYEKEITKRDSQVKVYSQSCPLFVPLAEEGILRGKIVNDIIKMYLGKIKAKKVGVVILGCTHYPLLKAEISKYLKGVTVIDSARAVALYTKELLANKRLLNSGRGARKEFYVSDQPASFSKSAKLFLKREITKPRIANA
- the queD gene encoding 6-carboxytetrahydropterin synthase QueD: MHKVKITSRFSSAHFLRNYKGKCENLHGHNWKVEVVVSGEELNSLGMVIDFSDLKKLTKSVLDELDHKNLNDLEYFKKNNPSSEEIAKYVFIELEPVISAKGCILDEIRVWETDNSCAIYQG
- the queC gene encoding 7-cyano-7-deazaguanine synthase QueC produces the protein MKKAVVLLSGGIDSVTTLYYAKRKGYKLTALIFDYKQRHRKEIGFAKRVARLNRIDYFVQRIDLSWTKSSLTNKKIKVPSRRNLKSKSIPLTYVAGRNIIFLTYAFSLAESIGAKSVLIGAHIQDYSGYPDCRPDFLEAYGRAINKGLKDKGIKLVAPLINKDKKSIIRLGLKLKVPFNYTWSCYGGNKRPCESCDSCRFRIKAFRDLGLIDPGLVKVAN
- a CDS encoding 7-carboxy-7-deazaguanine synthase QueE; translation: MSQPKGKISEIFKSIQGEGLYQGQAQVFVRFFGCNLTCRFCDTKLDSYQEFSIDELMSKIAFFDNYHSVSLTGGEPLVQVEFLRELSQRLKKAGKLVYLETNGTLYQNLKQVIDSIDIVAMDFKLPSSTESKDFWFMHREFLKVAQTKEVFIKAVIGKASRVEDLRIALAVIKEVNKDLLFVLQPENPYEEELKGKLNYFEKVCKERNINLSVVSQLHKILGVK
- a CDS encoding fumarate hydratase is translated as MNHKVLAEDLDRLVARAAFSLREDVKRLIVKAYRVETNKKAKRALGWILDNAKIAQKEKLAICQDTGLPIIFIEAGRDIKLNTCLVDAIKKGVENGYRNNHLRPSLTDPLKRGSSCKGAISYLEFSKAKGLRITLFPKGFGSENKSQLKMFNPTASIDQIEDFVVRVVKEAGPESCPPFVVGVGIGGTSDKSLALAKKALIGRIDKPNSDKVLNSLEKRLVKRINFLKIGPMGFGGGATCLAVKVQKALTHIAGLPVGVNISCHALRSATIKVNIT
- a CDS encoding FumA C-terminus/TtdB family hydratase beta subunit, whose translation is MKNIIFRKLKVGQVVMFSGVVYTARDQAHKRLVELIRRGKKLPLDLRGQIIYYCGPTATPKGKEIGSCGPTTSSRMDLFVEPLLKQGLLGMIGKGRRNKLVRELIKKHKGIYFLAPAGCGAFLAKKVKSKKLVAFSDLGPEAIYSLEVKDFPLIVAIDSKGKSLYQDY
- the rph gene encoding ribonuclease PH, whose amino-acid sequence is MIKRSDGRKPDQLRNINIKRKFLKYAEGSCLIEMGNTRIICAASVDKKVPFFLKNTGEGWLTAEYRMLPCSSEDRIQRDKISGRTMEIQRLIGRSLRSVVNLKRLGERTIRIDCDVIQADGGTRTASIVGGYIALVDCLNKLYNRKEIFELCITDLLAATSVGTWQGAHFLDLTYLEDSQADVDMNVVMKGSGEFIEVQGTAEKGSFSEKDLSSFLKLAKKGIEEIINLEKDLFKDILAKL